Genomic segment of Microcebus murinus isolate Inina chromosome 14, M.murinus_Inina_mat1.0, whole genome shotgun sequence:
CATCCCGCAGACTAGCCCCTAGAGTAGATACTGAACTAGGTGACCTGGATCTAAATCTGGCTACGACAGTCAAGCCaagtgactctgggcaagtcattAAAGGCACTGagcatcagtttcttcatctaagtGGAGAGTAATTGTTTATTGAGGGTCTACTTCATGAGAGATGTTGAGGATACATTGGTGAGTAAGCCAGGTATGTAGTCCCTGCCTTCATGAAACTGGAAGAAACagtaacacattgactgccacactagaaaaaaaaaattttccatcgagccatggtgttttattatgaaagtggaataaaaatttcaaaaacaaaatgatcctttctaatttaatgaaaaatttgttatttttttgttttctgtgcgtgagttctATGCAACTTAAAAACTAGTTCATGAGGCTCCCAAGgcaaagagacatgtgagttacatatgcttcacgaggccccaggctaaaaactagcatgagttaaatacaacacacatggcagttaatgtgttaaacacgTCCAAATAATTAGTTAATTATAGCTGTGAAAGGTGCTGCTAGCAAGAAAAGTGTAGTCTGCAATGAAGGTGTAAGATGGCAGGGACCCGACAGTTCCAGAAGGTCAGGGGCAGTGTCCCTTGAggaaggggatttttttttttttgaaagtatgTGTTTTGCTGAAGAGGAAGGGGATTTTAAAATAAGACCTCAAAGATACGAAAAAGTAAGTGAAGGGGCGGAGGTGGAAGGGcacccaggcagaggaaacagttTGTACAGAGGCCCTTGCCACAAAAGAGCTCAAGCATGGACAAACCGAAAGAAGCCAGGGTGGAAGGGTGTGATCCAGGGAAGGTGTGGTGCATGATGAAGCTGGAGAGATAATGGGCAGGACGAGGCCCTGAACTGAAAGCCATGAAAAGATTCTGGACTTATCCAAATGGTAGTGGGAAGGCACTGATAGACTTTAAGCAGGAGAAGACATAATTTTTGTAAAGATCACCCAGCTATGGTGTAGAGAATAGATTGTTATGAGAAGGGTTAGGAAGCTCCTGCAAGCAAGGGATGGAGCAGAGCGGGAGGAGTCATGGAGAGGAGGagatgtggggagagagaggggtcagagctTGGCAACTGACTGCAGAGGGAAAGCAAGAGGTGGGTGGTGTGAAGGATAGGACTTGGGGCTGGGgacatggtagctcacgcctgtaatcctagcactctgggaggccgaggcagaaggatcgttggagcttaggagttcgaaaccagcctgagcaagagtgagaccccatctctaaaaaaaaaaaaaaaaatagaaattagctggacaactaaaaatatatatatataaaacattagccgggcatggtggcacatgcctgtagtcccagctacttggaaggctgaggcaggagaattgcttgagcccaagagtttgaggttgctgtgagctagactgatgccatggcattctagcccgggcaacagtgtgagactctgtctggaaaaaaaaaaaaaaaggataggacTAGGGCAGGAACAGCCAGGTGCCTGGTCATGCATTTACTGAGAATGGCCTTGGAGGAGTAAAAAACTTGAGAGAATGTCAGTGTGGAACATGTTAAATGTGGAGATGCCTGGAGGACATCCACATGACTGTGTCAGGGAGGTAGATATCCCAGGTTTGTAGCTCAGAGCAGGAGACTGGACTAGAGGATTGAAAATTTGGGACTTGCTGACGTAGAGCTGATACATAAAAATGTGGGCCAGATGAGGTCTTCAGGGAGGGTGAGAGAGCACGCAGAGTGAGGAAGAGAGGAGCGGCAGCTTTAAGCCTGAGGAGTTCCCCAGATTAGAGGGCAGCAGAGGAGAAGGGGTCAGAGAAGGATCCTGGGAAGAAATGGCCAGAGAGATAGAAGGATACCAGGAGTGTCTGATGTCTCAGAAACCAAAGTTGGTGCTGTTGAAAGGGCAAATAAGGTGAAAGGATAAGAACTTGccctttttttttgtagatcaaaactggacaggccgggcgctgtggctcacgcctgtaatcctagctcttgggaggccgaggcgggcggattgctcaaggtcaggagttcaaaaccagcctgagcaagagcgagaccccgtctctactataaatagaaagaaattaattggccaactgatatatatatataaaaaattagccgggcatggtggcgcatgcctgtagtcccagctacccgggaggctgaggcagaaggatcactcgagcccaggagtttgaggttgctgtgagctaggctgacgccacggcactcactctagcctgggcaacaaagcgagactctgtctcaaaaaaaaaaaaaaaaaaactggacaggccgggcacggtggctcacacctgtaatcctggcattctgggaggccaaggcgggcagattgttcgaggtcaggagttcgaaaccagcctgagcaagagggagaccccgtctctactataaatagaaagaaattaattggccaactaatatatatagaaaaaattggcagggcatagtggcgcatgcctgtagtcccagctactcggcaggctaaggcagtaggattgcttgagcccaggagtctgaggttgctgtgagttaggctgatgccacggcactcactctagcctgagcaacaaagtgagactgtctccaaaaaaaaaaaaaaaccaaaaacggACAAAATTCAACCTAATTACACCAAAACCTGAAAAGTAACTAATGACCTCAGCCTAAGAAATTTTCATAGAGATGGAGCAGAAGCCAGACTGGAGATGGGATAAGTGGATAGAATGGAGAATAACAGGGGAGTAGAACTGACAAAACTTGGTGATTGGGTGCAGCAGGTTGGGATGAAAAGGGCAAAATCAAGGGTAATCCCCAAGTTTCAGGTTTGGCAGCTGAGTGAGTGGTGTCAGTTGATGGCACTCATCCAGGCCGCTGCAGGAGGTAGGGGAGGGTGTAAACAGACCAGAACATATGAGTGTGGGGTAGGTGGAATTTGAGGTGCCTCAGAGCCTTCTGAGTGGGATGATGAGCTGACATTTGGACCTGTGGGTCAGGAAACATACATTACCACCCTCGTATTCCTAACTCCCAGGTACAGACTTGTGAGAATCAAAAgcatgtaggccgggcgcagtggctcaggcctgtaatcctagcactctgggaggccgaggcaggtggattgctcgaggtcaggagttcgaaaccagcctgagcaagagcgagaccccgtctctactataaatagaaagaaattaaggccgggcgctgtggctcacgcctgtaatcctagctcttgggaggccgaggcgggcggattgctcaaggtcaggagttcaaaaccagcctgagcaagagcgagaccccgtctctactataaatagaaagaaattaattggccaactgatatatatataaaaaaattagccgggcatggtggcgcatgcctgtagtcccagctacccgggaggctgaggcagaaggatcactccagcctaggagtttgaggttgctgtgagctaggctgacgccacggcactcactctagcctgggcaacaaagcgagactctgtctccaaaaaaaaaaaaaaaagaaagaaattaattggccaactaatatatatatatataaaaattagccgggcatggtggcacatgcctgtagtcccagctactcgggaggctgaggcagaaggattacttgagctcaggagtttgaggttgctgtgagctaggctgacaccatggcactcactatagcctgggcaacaagcaagactccgtttcaaaaaaaaaaaaaaaaaaaaaagcatgtaggTGGGGATGAAATATGTCAACAactatttatcaagcacttatgTGCAGGCATTTTTCTAGGTGCTAGGGCTACACTAATGAGTAAGATAAGTGTCCCCCTCACCCCACATTCTATGGAGGCAGACTGACAATAGGCAAATgaacacaaaataatattaaactgTATTAAGTGCTATGTAGCAGGGTAAGGGTTCGAAAGTATGggaaaaacttatttttagtaGGTTAGTCTGGGAAGGTCTCTCCAAGGAGGTAGCGTTTGAGCAGAGGCCTGGAAGAAGTGTGGGGATGAGCCAAGTGCATgtctgggagacccaggcaggaAGCAGCTCAGCAGGCttgaggaacagcaaggaggtcTGGTGTGGCAGGAGTGGGGAGTTTGGAAAAGTGGGCGAGGGATCTTGTGGGGCTCCAGAGGCCTTGGGAAGGAGGATGCAAAGTCCTCTGTAGATAGCCCAGGCTGCTGCAGGGAcagggatgaggcaggaggagagaccCCATGAAAGACTTCCCCTTCCATCTGGGCCCCAGAGCCAGAAAAGCCCCTTTGTGCAGAAGGTGGGTGGCATGTTCTGGGTGGGGGAAGTGCTGTGCTTGGTCCTAAGGTCTGCTCCTTGAGAGGTCAGACAATGGGGCTCCTTGTAGTTGGACTTGGGGGCCAAGTGGCCCCCTTAATAATGGGATTCCTCAGCCAGGAGGCATGTGACCCCAAGACCTTGGCTTCTTGCCAGAGGGTCTGGGCCTGCTACTGAGGAataggatgggggagggggagggggggacttCCCTCTGGAGGCCCTCTCTGGGGACAGTGCCCTGCTCTGTCTCAGGCTGCAGGAGGTGAGAGATAGGTGGGGGAGGAGCTGTGGCTCTGCTTGGGGCAATAGGGAGGGTGACATCTAGACACCTACAGATGGTTCCACTGgcaggccaggagggaggagcCGCTGCCCCCAGACCcgtgggtgggggcaggcaggagagggccTGGCAATCCTGTCTGTTTGTGTCCCTTCAGAAGAGGAGAGAGCATGGAGCTGGAAAGGATTGTCAGTGCAGCCCTCCTTGCCTTTGTCCAGACGCACCTCCCGGAGGCCGACCTCAGGTAGCAGCAGCTGCCCCAGAAGGATCACGCTAGGGCCAGGGCTGGCACTGCCAAGCAATACTCTGGGCCCTGGCTGGTGAAGAGACCGGGGAGGAAAGCACTCAGCCCTATTCCTGAGGTGGGAGAGGGCCGATTATCATTTGTTGAGGTGGCCTGACCTCTCATCCTGTCATTTCTGTTGGACAGATGTGAAACCGTAGCTCTGAAGGAGGGTGGGATAGTCTCTGGCCTCAAGGACTGAGGTCTAGCTTAAGGACCCCATGAAGCTGAGGGCTGGAGTCTCAGGCTAGGTGGGGTGCTGGAAGTATCCAGTGTCCTACCCAGGGCTTGTCCTGTCTCCTTCTTGCAGTGGCTTGGATGAGGTCATCTTCTCGTATGTGCTTGGGGTCCTGGAAGATCTGGGCCCCGCAGGCCCATCAGAGGAGAACTTCGACATGGAGGCCTTCACTGAGATGATGGAGGCCTATGTGCCTGGCTTCGCCCACATCCCCAGGTGGGACCTAGCTGGGGTCAAGAGGAGGAAGGGGTCTGGCTGATTATGGGAAGAGGGCAGAGTTGTCCTCTCACCACCCTCCTTGTCTTCTCAGGGGCACAATAGGGGACATGATGCAGAAGCTCTCAGGGCAGCTGAGTGATGCCAGGAACAAAGGTAAACCTGGGGCTTTGGGCACTTGGATATATAACTCCCCAATCCCCCTAAGGCCCTGGCCAACCAGATGCTCTGTCTCTTTAAGAGAACCTACAACCACAGAGCTCTGGTGTGCAAGGTCAGGTGTCCATCTCCCCAGAGCCCCTGCAACGGCCTGAAAAGCTCAAAGGAGAGACCAGGTCTTCTGCTGATGCTTCTGGGGACACCCAAGACAAGGTACTGGTAGAGGAGGGCACAGATGAGGCACCtagggggagggaaaggaggaagtacTGCCTCTTATTAACATGGTGCCCACAGGCAGCCGGCACCGAAGAGCTGCTGCCAGGGGTGGATGTACTCCTGGAGGTCTTCCCTACCTGTTCCATGGAACAGGCCCAGTGGGTGCTGGCCAAAGCTCGGGGCGACTTGGAGGAAGCTGTGCAGATGCTGgtagaggggaaggaagaggggccTCCAGTCTGGGATGGCACCAACCAGGTATCTTCTCCCAGTCCCCTACCCACCACATGTACCCTCAGCTACATTCCCCCTTAGTATTAAGCCCCCACCCCTACCTGTCCCTCCCTTTTTCCCCTGCTGGTGCCCTTGGGCCTAGACCAGGCCTCCCTTCTCTACAGGACCTGCCCAGGCGCCTCAGAGGTCCCCAAAAGGATGAGCTGAAGTCCTTCATCCTGCAGAAGTGAGTCTGGGCTggactgggctgggctgggctctggaGGGTCTTCCCAGGGTGACTTCACCCAGCCAGTTTTTGGCAGGTACATGATGGTGGATAGCGCAGAGGATCAGAAGGTTCACCGGCCCATGGCTCCCAAGGAGGTGAGAGGTGCTGGGGATGTGGAGCGGGTGGGactggctcctggctcctggccccTGCTTCTGCCACTCATTGCCTGATTGCCTGACAGGCCCCCAAGAAGCTGATCCGATACATCGACAACCAAGTGGTGAGCACCAAAGGGGAGCGATTCAAAGACGTCCGGAACCCTGAGGCTGAGGAGATGAAGGCCACATACATCAACCTCAAGCCGGCCAGAAAGTACCGCTTCCACTGAGGCACTGGCCGGACTCTGTTGGAGCCTTCTAGGCTCAGTTCCCAGAGGGATGCAGGAGCCCTACACCCCCACATAGGGGCCTCCCTAACTCCTGTCCCCCATCTTTATCCCCCTTCTCTACTTTCTTGCTCCATAGTGTTAACCTACTCTCGGGGCTGCCTCCATGGGCACAGTAAAGGTGGCCCAAGGAAGGTGTGAGTGCATTCTGGTCATTTCTGCCTCAAGGCTGGGATACTATGCCTATCTGACCTTCCCTCCCCAACTTCACATCCTCTAGTCTCCGACAGGGCAGCACCAGGCAAGAGGGGGTAAAAACTCTTTATTTGAAGctccagggtggggcagggcactGGCCTCTCACCAGAGGTCCCCACAGTTCAGTTACCCTACAGCTCAAGTGTCAGGCCCCAGCCACACAGTCCAGCTGTGCTCCGACCAGCAGGTGGGTCAGACCTGCAGGTTGACAAAAGGTGCAAAGCCCGCCATGTCCTGTAGCAGTACCAGGGCCTGGTGCAGCGGTGGCTCCACGTCGATGTCGACGCCGCGCTTTCGCAAGCGGCTCAGGCTGGGCTCGGCCACATGGTGGCAGTGCCTCACCCGCAGCGAGCGCAACGCGGGGCAGTACTCGGCCAATGTCCTGAGAGAGGAGTGGGGTGAGGATAGGGGCACGAGGCTACGACACCCCACCGCACCCATGGCAAAGGGAAGGGGCGGGGCCCCAAACCCACTCAACCTCGTACTGGCTCCAGTAAAGTCCAGGtctccctccagctcctggcaTACTTTTTTCCTCCCTACACAATGGAGGAGGCCTGTACTCCATGCCTCCAGAGAGCTGGAGACTTATGGTCTCTTTTAAAGGGGAAACCTAATCCCCTGCTCCTGTAATCCcatctactctggaggctgaggtgggagggtcgcttgagcccaggaatttgagatcagcttgggcaacatagggagacactctctataaaaatacataaaaattaaaggagGTACCTGCTCCTCAGCTCCACCTAGGATTGCACATTTTACCCCTATTGAAGAAAAGCCAGAAATCGACTTTCTATGTGAAATCTTCCAATATGTAAATGATGGTTAAGAGTTTTTAAACTGTggactctggcctgggcaatCCTAGAGGTCTTTTCTTTTCAGGATTGGGGTGCTGTGGTTAGCAGGAAGATCCAGAACCCCCAGTCCAGCCTTTTGACAACTACAGCCCTCTCTACCCCCAGAAGCTGAGTGTttgccttcctcccaccccaccatccCCCCAGTCCCAGGCACCTGACGCCGTCGCTTCCAACGCGGAGGCAGCCGGTAAGGTCAAGGTGCTCGAGTTCCGGGCAGTTCCGTGCTAACTCTTGGACCGCGGCGTCCCCCACATTGGCGTTGACAGCCAGCGAGAGGCTGCGGAGGCCGGCGCCGCGTTTCTGCGCTAGGTACATGATGGCCTCGTCCTTGAGCTGGCGGCAGGCAGTGAGGTCCAGCTCCTCTAGGGCCGGGCAGCGGTCCACGAGGCCGCGCAGCGCCAGCCCGTCCACCCAGTCACAGTGTGCGAGCGACAAGCGCTGAAGGCGGGGGCAGCCCTCGGCCAGAGCCCCCAGCGCCCGGCGGCTCAGTTGCCCGCAGCCCGCCAGCGCCACGCTCCGCAGCTGCGGATTCCGCGCCAGCACGGGCACCAGGTCCTCGTCTGACAGCCATTCGTGACACGGCGCCAGCGCCAGCTCCTGCAGCCCCTCGGCGTCCCGCAGCAGCCGGGAAAAAGCGGCCGGTGGGATCTGCGGACCCACCTGAGGGCGAGGAAGCAGCTCAACTCAGCCTGTCCAGCAGGCGGGACGGGCGCTGCCTATCCACCCCCTAAGAGTTCTTTCCTGGCAgccacctgccctcccaggaGAGCACGCATGTTCCCTCTGAGTCGCTACCCAGTGCTCGCCCTTTGGGGATACTCCTTGCTGCGTGGATCGCTTCCCAGGCAGCCCCAGCGGCCCAAGGGAGTCCGGAAGTGTATACAGtcgggctgggggctgggctggaggcGGGGCGTGGGTAGTACCTTGATGGGGGCGGGGCTTCGGCCCCGGGCTCACCTGAGCGGCGTCAAAGCGGCGCAGTCCGGCCAAGTGCAGCTGCACTAGCGCCCGGAAGGCCCTGCTAACGCGCTGCAGTCGGAGCAGCTGGCGCAGCGGGACCCGGTTCAGGACGTGTGGAAGCAGCACGTCTTCCCAGGGCAGGTCCAGGAGCCTGCGGGTAAAGGGGCGTTGGTATCACCTGGGAGTACGCCCCTGTTATGCTACTGCGCGTAGAGCAACCACTAGACCCTACCCTGGCTCAGCTACCCTCTCCCGggtccctcttccctccctcgtCCCCTCCGGTGCTCGGTACCTGACGGCTCCCGGCTCTTGCTCCCCTCCGGACGGCTCCATCTGTGGCTCCATCGGCTGTCTAGTGCGCGTGCGCAGTAAGGTCGTCTCTCTTTGGCCTAGGAGCGGCCGCGGCAAACCCGCCTCTTTGGCCTGTAGAGACAGACCGATTCAATCGAATGCCGTCTCACTGAGGATCCTATCTGAAAGCTTTCCGGATGGACCCCCAAACTGAGGCGAAACAGACCGGTGGTGTAACATTAGACCTCGCCTTCTCTGCTACTGGGCTTGAGGCCCAAAGCTGGAGAATGCAGTAGACATCGGAGACTGGTTTCTGTCGTCGTCTTGGGCCAGTAACCGCCTCTGAACGAAGCGATGATGGGAGGAGCAGAGAAGGCCAAACGCAGAAGGGGCGGAGCCAGAACTCCTAGGTTACgggcctcccctctgccctctagTCGCGTTTAGCgactttgaaaaatgaagagagacTATCCAGGCTCTCCCTGTCTGGCACGTAATAGGTGTTCAATAGGTAATTGTtcaaataatgaataaaagagcaaagctagaatttttattccttcatcaAGCAAACTTACTCAAACCTCCCATTCCTGGTTAATTGTGAAGCACCGAGCTATCCAGCCTATTCACTCTGGAACAGTGTAGGCCGGTTTACCCCTGGGGAGAGACGTAGGGGGCGCTAAGAAGGACTGTATATCCAGGTGgatccctttccttttctccagagGTCCAGAatcctgagaaaaataaatgctcagCCAAGCCCGCTAGGGGTACTTCCTGACTGGCCTTTGGTTTAGTTGTAGGGTCTAGGGTGACGCCCAAAGCTCTGGACTCAGCTTCTGGGCTGCCCTTTCACCGCATCCCTCCTGGTCCTCGTCCCAGGGTCCGCTGTGTGGGAAACCCTGGAGTAGTGCCTTCCCCATCATACACGGGGTGGATGTGGGGGAACGTGAAGGACGCGAGGGCCGCTGTCATCACTGAGGGCTGCGCGCTCCTTCCGTGCAACTGCTTCAGCTGGCTCTTCATAACGAAAACTACTTCTCATCCGTTATCCCATCAGGGCTTCGGGCGCCTCTGCAAGGTGGGCAGGTCTGTGCTATCACtccatttttacagatggggaaactgaggccctggagAGGAAGCGCCTCGTCCAGAATTCAGGCTCGACAGGGATAGAGAACTCAGACATCCGGTTTTCCCATAATCCCTTCCATGCTCCCCCACCCGCCA
This window contains:
- the CUEDC2 gene encoding CUE domain-containing protein 2 isoform X1, producing MELERIVSAALLAFVQTHLPEADLSGLDEVIFSYVLGVLEDLGPAGPSEENFDMEAFTEMMEAYVPGFAHIPRGTIGDMMQKLSGQLSDARNKENLQPQSSGVQGQVSISPEPLQRPEKLKGETRSSADASGDTQDKAAGTEELLPGVDVLLEVFPTCSMEQAQWVLAKARGDLEEAVQMLVEGKEEGPPVWDGTNQDLPRRLRGPQKDELKSFILQKYMMVDSAEDQKVHRPMAPKEAPKKLIRYIDNQVVSTKGERFKDVRNPEAEEMKATYINLKPARKYRFH
- the CUEDC2 gene encoding CUE domain-containing protein 2 isoform X4 — its product is MELERIVSAALLAFVQTHLPEADLSGLDEVIFSYVLGVLEDLGPAGPSEENFDMEAFTEMMEAYVPGFAHIPRGTIGDMMQKLSGQLSDARNKEPLQRPEKLKGETRSSADASGDTQDKAQWVLAKARGDLEEAVQMLVEGKEEGPPVWDGTNQDLPRRLRGPQKDELKSFILQKYMMVDSAEDQKVHRPMAPKEAPKKLIRYIDNQVVSTKGERFKDVRNPEAEEMKATYINLKPARKYRFH
- the CUEDC2 gene encoding CUE domain-containing protein 2 isoform X5 → MEAFTEMMEAYVPGFAHIPRGTIGDMMQKLSGQLSDARNKENLQPQSSGVQGQVSISPEPLQRPEKLKGETRSSADASGDTQDKAAGTEELLPGVDVLLEVFPTCSMEQAQWVLAKARGDLEEAVQMLVEGKEEGPPVWDGTNQDLPRRLRGPQKDELKSFILQKYMMVDSAEDQKVHRPMAPKEAPKKLIRYIDNQVVSTKGERFKDVRNPEAEEMKATYINLKPARKYRFH
- the FBXL15 gene encoding F-box/LRR-repeat protein 15, which gives rise to MEPQMEPSGGEQEPGAVRLLDLPWEDVLLPHVLNRVPLRQLLRLQRVSRAFRALVQLHLAGLRRFDAAQVGPQIPPAAFSRLLRDAEGLQELALAPCHEWLSDEDLVPVLARNPQLRSVALAGCGQLSRRALGALAEGCPRLQRLSLAHCDWVDGLALRGLVDRCPALEELDLTACRQLKDEAIMYLAQKRGAGLRSLSLAVNANVGDAAVQELARNCPELEHLDLTGCLRVGSDGVRTLAEYCPALRSLRVRHCHHVAEPSLSRLRKRGVDIDVEPPLHQALVLLQDMAGFAPFVNLQV
- the CUEDC2 gene encoding CUE domain-containing protein 2 isoform X3 translates to MELERIVSAALLAFVQTHLPEADLSGLDEVIFSYVLGVLEDLGPAGPSEENFDMEAFTEMMEAYVPGFAHIPRGTIGDMMQKLSGQLSDARNKENLQPQSSGVQGQVSISPEPLQRPEKLKGETRSSADASGDTQDKAQWVLAKARGDLEEAVQMLVEGKEEGPPVWDGTNQDLPRRLRGPQKDELKSFILQKYMMVDSAEDQKVHRPMAPKEAPKKLIRYIDNQVVSTKGERFKDVRNPEAEEMKATYINLKPARKYRFH
- the CUEDC2 gene encoding CUE domain-containing protein 2 isoform X2, giving the protein MELERIVSAALLAFVQTHLPEADLSGLDEVIFSYVLGVLEDLGPAGPSEENFDMEAFTEMMEAYVPGFAHIPRGTIGDMMQKLSGQLSDARNKEPLQRPEKLKGETRSSADASGDTQDKAAGTEELLPGVDVLLEVFPTCSMEQAQWVLAKARGDLEEAVQMLVEGKEEGPPVWDGTNQDLPRRLRGPQKDELKSFILQKYMMVDSAEDQKVHRPMAPKEAPKKLIRYIDNQVVSTKGERFKDVRNPEAEEMKATYINLKPARKYRFH